ACTGCCATTGTGCCAGCACCGGTGTGGTCACTGACAGAGGTTGGCCAATGACAACCGGCAAAATCATGCTGTATACTTCGTTTGGTCTTTTCCACGGCAGATGCTCTCTGGTGGATGTTAACAGGTGATAGAtgtgtggctctttttttttctgattttttaaaatgtttatttatttttgagacagagagaggcagagcatgagcagggaaggggcagagagagagggagacacagaatctgaagcaggctccaggctctgagctgtcagcacagagcccaacatggggcttgaactcttcaactgcgagatcatgacccgagccgaagtcagatgctcaaccgactgagccactcaggcgccccgatgtGTGACTCTTTGTGCTTACTCCTAGAGATCCATCTACATGCCTCTTCTCCAAATCCCTTAGGCCCTGATTTTCCCATCTTTCTCTGCATAGGCCCTTGACCACACAACCAAGCCATTCACCAGTGTCCACGAGCCTATGTTTATTCTTCTCCTGGGccacttttctttttacaaaaggGGCTGATGAGGTGCATGACCTGGAGCTCTGCCAAATGGGAGGACTTCAGAGTTATCCCTAAGTGGAGCTGTAGTGCAGCATTGGTCCATGTTGGCTCACACTCTCATGTTGAACCAACCCATTCACGAATCAAGCTTGAACTCTTCCCCCTTCTATCGGCTGGTCCTAAGAGTCCCCCATTATGGCCATAGGTGTGAGCTGAGGAAAAGGTGCTAGGCAAGCAATGGTGGGCGACATGGGGACCTGAGCCACTTACCCGTACAGCTTACTTTGCCTTCCGGCCCGGCTTCTGCCCAATTTTGTCTGTTCTCCTTTTGTCTAGTAATGGGTTGTTTCGGACCCACCTGACTTTATGACTTGGTGAGTCTGATAGAATAAAGCTCAGGATGGCTAGCTCTGGCCAGCCACATGGCCACTTGATGTCTCATGGCCACACCCACCATCTTAACCAGGACCTAGTAGTGGGCCAGGGACACTTTTCCGAATAGTGTATTGCTTTCTGTTGCAAATGTCATGGCCCTGCTCCCAAACCTTATGGATCTACATTGTGGTTCTCTTAGGGTTCATTACAAACTCTCCCTGGCATCTCTCCTCCAACCATAAATGCCTCCAGTACCATTAGCTGCGTGTGGCTAATGGAAGCATAGATACAGAACAATTCCATAGTACAGAAAGTTGTACTGGAGAGCACCACGTCTGGATCTAACAACTTACATGAAATACAGAGACTAGAGAAATATATTAAACAATACCACATGGATGCAATCATCCAAATACAGAATGTGGAAAATTCTACAGAACAGGTGACCCAGTTTCCTTAACAAATAAATGTCATGGAATAAAGGGCGGGGGTGGTGGGAAACTGCTGGAGATTAAAAGACACTTATGAGCCATATTAACCAAACACATTGTGTGGATTTTCACTGGATCTTGATTTGAACTAACTAACTgtaaaagagacatttttttttgagacaagcCAGTTAAGCAGCACATTGAGAGTGGAAATGCGATTTCATTCAAACGTGGCTGGGTAGAAGGACCCAAGTAGGAGTTTGTATTCATGATTCaattgagaagaaaaacaaagctggaaataGCTTTATCTTAGTAATGTTAGCAACATGCTTCTCCAAATTTGCTGTGGAAGGAAAACTGAGCTTGGAAGAGCTTCAAGAGAAGCAGCCACATCACTGCAGGATGGTTAGGAAATCCACCCAGTGGGAGGCTGGAGATGAAAGGACAGCTGTCTCTTCCTTCACTTAGCTGGTGAGTCCTTAGCTCTTCTCTTCCAGGGAGGCTTCCTGGCTTGCCTCACTGCCCTATTCCATGCCCTCCCCATTCCTGAAGGGTCTCCCTGCACTTCCCTCCTCACGGCCCTGCTCAAAGCCTCCTCTAACTGTGACACTGGCTGAGACTTCCAGACTTGCAgggtaagggagagagagggtgtgtgtcaAGGCCCCGAGCTGAGTCAGCGGAGCTCAGGGGATATAGGAACCCTAACGGAAGCTGGAACTCAGAGGCCAAAGAGGAGACTGGAAAGAAGTGGAAAGATGAAGAGGTCAGCAGCAGGAACCAGCAAGACCTTTAAGGCCATGGCAAGCGGTCTGCCTTTGTTGGAAAGCCCAAGGGAAGCCACAGCAGAGCTTTAAGCCAGAGAGAGGTTGCTATCCTCTCCTGCTGTGTGTTAGCTAAGCCTCACCTCTCCTTTGGAAGTACTGACCTGTGCCTGCTGCCACACCTGACTCAGCAAGGTCTGGCAGGGCCACCTTAAGGCCGGATCACCTTAAgcagtccccctccccccgcccccgccccctgcacagCCAATGCGCTGGGCGCTGGGGTGGCCTCAGTGCCCACGCCCCTCCGGCTGCTGCCCAGCTATGGCCAATCTGCTCCGGGCTGCGGCGACCTGGGGGCTGTTCCCCTGGAGGGGCTACTGCTCCAGGGGGACGCAGGTAGGTGGGGGGAAGCCCATTACGGGTGGGTGGGCCAGATACCAGGTTTATACCAGGCTTCGTGCTGCACCAGCaccctgtgaccttgagcagaggATCACCGGGCTCACCCTGTGCCAAAGGTCGGTGTTGAGCGAGCCTAGCCGAGGACCCCACAGCTGCCACAGGTGGAGTGGGGGTGTAAAATGAAAAGCTTGTGGGCTCCAAGGCGCCCTCTTTGGGGCTCCCGAATGTAGACACATCTGAAACAATGCCCCGGGAGGTGAGGACGATGTGGGGTTGGGGGCGCCTCAGTTGACAGGCTGTGGAgtttttccttcctgtccttccgCATCCACTGGTGTGCCTGGGGCAGTTTTGGAGGAAGGGCAGACGTAAGTAACCTTTCCAGGCCAAGGGAGGGCTGGCTGCGTTATGGAACCCTGGGATGCTCCTTTCTGTAGAGTGAATCTGGTTCCTATTTTTacccagggttttttttcccaagtgaaaCGTGGAGCCCGACGGTTCTGTTTGGAAAGGGGCACTCCTGTAGAGTGGCTTTGCTTCCGGGGGGCCCACTGGCAAGGCCAAGCTGTGCTGACCCCGGGGTGGTgtcagtggggggtggggcgggggaggaggccagaggtgctggcagcccctcctccactcccggACCGCCACAGGGGCAGGGCTGCGGGCCCAGGTGTCTCTGAGTGACTCTTGGCTGCGTGTGTCTTCCCTGCAGGGTGAGCTCAGCAAGGGCTTTGTGGAGGCTCTGAAGGCGGTTGTGGGGAGCTCCCATGTGTCCACCGCTGTCGCCGTCCGCGAGCAGCATGGTCACGACGAGTCCATGCACAGGTGTGGGGGCCCCTTCCCCTATCAGAGCCCCGGGCTGGGAGTGAGAGTCCCGGGCTgtcttctcccccacccatctGTTTTTGGGGGGGTCTGGCATTCTTTACCTCTTCTCCacacccatccctcacccactgTGCAGCCCCAGGCCCTGTGATGCCTCTGGGCTCCTTGGATGTGAGCAGGACCAGAGGGTACCACACTCCTCGAAGTTGCTGAGCGTCTTGTTCTAGGTGCCAACCTCCAGACGCCGTGGTGTGGCCCCAGAATGTGGAGCAGGTCAGCCAGCTGGCCGCCCTGTGCTACGGCCAAGGAGTGCCCATCATCCCATTTGGCACGGGCACTGGGCTTGAGGGTGGAGTCTGTGCGGTGCAGGTATgcaggactccccccccccccccccccgggctctggctctctctcccttgtcACTTTTGTGGCTGCCTCCAGCCTGCCTTACCCGCAATCCTCGGGCTCTGGTCTGAGTGCCCGGAAGTCAGCCTTGAGATGGGGTCCTGTGGAATGTGGCCTGGCCCAGGGAAGTCCGAGGTCGACTTCCCCTTGGCCTCCCTCCTGTCAGGGCGGTGTCTGCATCAACCTGACCCACATGGACAAAATCCTGGAGCTGAATCTGGAAGACTTCTCTGTGGTGGTGGAGCCAGGCGTCACCCACAAAGCTCTCAACACCCATCTGCGGGACAGCGGCCTCTGGTTTCCTGTGGGTAGGCTGAAACTTGAAGCCCTTCCCCGGGCCCCTGAGGGCTCCCTGGTGGCGGTGCTGTTTCTAGGGTTTGAGGGGACTCCTCTGTCCCCGGGCACCTGTCCCAGGCTGCCTTCTGCCTGCACTTTGCCCTCCAGACCCAGGTGCAGATGCCTCTCTCTGTGGCATGGTGGCCACTGGGGCCTCGGGCACCAATGCCGTGCGCTATGGCACCATGCGGGAGAATGTGCTGAACCTGGAGGTGGTGCTGCCTGGCGGTGAGCTGCTTCATACCGCAGGCCTAGGCCGTCATTTCCGGTGAGCGTCTTCTACGCATGGCAATGGGGCCTCCTGGATTGGTGGGCCAGGCTTCTGAGGGCTCTGAAACTCCTGTCGCTTGGGCCAGGGTTGGAGGTTTCCTGCACCAATTAGGGCTGTGCAAAAGAACATCTGCCTTGCTGGCAGGCTGGGCCGGCTCCCTACCTGGCAGGGGCCTGGGGGACAGTGCTGGGCTTCCAGACCAGGCTTGGGGCTGGAAACCGATCGTCTTAGGCCCTGGCCACTCACCTACCTTGTGTGTCCCCGGGGTCCAGGAAGAGCGCAGCTGGCTACAACCTCACAGGGCTCTTTGTGGGCTCTGAGGGGACACTAGGACTCATCACAGCTGCCACTCTGCGTCTGCATCCTGCCCCTGAGGCCACAGTGGTCGCCACCTGTGCATTCCCCAGTGTCCAGGCAGCCGTGGACAGCACTGTTCACATCCTCCAGGCTGCGGTGCCCGTGGCCCGCATTGGTGAGCCGGGACTGAGCAGTCTGGGTGGGCTCCCTGGAAGAGGCCCCTCTTGAAGTCTGGGCTTCAGCTCACCTGCCCTCTCCTTGGCCCCAGAGTTTCTGGACGACGTCACGATGGATGCCTGCAACAAGCACAGCCAGCTGAACTGCTCCGTGGCGCCCACTCTCTTCCTCGAGTTCCATGGTTCTGAGCAGTTCCTGGCCGAGCAGCTACAGCGAGCAGGTGTGCTGGGGTGCTGTGGGGTGGAGGGCACAGGCTGGTCCCGAGTAAGGCCGCGTGTCAACCTGCCTCCCCCCGCAGAGGAGATCACCCAGGACAATGGAGCCTTCCACTTCTCGTCGGCCAAGGAGGCTGAGGAGCGCAGCCGGCTCTGGGCAGCGcggcacagtgcctggtacgCAGTGCTGGCCCTGCGGCCGGGCTACAAGGTGagctgggctggggtggaggcGGCACCCGCAGGCCGGGCCAGCACCCTGTGCTCGGCCCACCGCACTGCTGTCCAGAGCAGCAGGCTGAGACCCACAGGGGGCAGGAGTGCCCCAACCCAGCTGCTACTCAGACACTGTCCAGTGGGAGAGTAGTTGTCTGCCAGGCCCTCCAGAGGGAACCCCCACCTGAGCAGGGCCCTGggcacaggcacagagagggtgcGCTTAGGGTTTGTGAACACGGAACAGAAGCCGCCTGGAGAAAGATGATGACGCGGAAGGTGTCAGCCGACAGCAAGGGGAGGCTGGGTTCCGGGAGCCGGAGTGCAGACTAGGCGGTGTGGGCAGCTGGGGGTCCTGCATATGGGGCCAGGCGGGGATCGGAGGGGAGGGCTGTGAAAGCCTCTgcaggcagggcagagagccCCCCCTGGCCAGCTGTCTGGTGGTACAGGCCTAGACAAAAACAGTTTTTGTGGGTGAGGCCGTTCTTAGCCTTGACCACAATGACCTCTTACCTCTGagccagcagggggtgggggcgtggaGAACCTCACAAACCTGCCCCAACCTAGGGCTATTCCACCGACGTGTGCGTGCCCATCTCCCGGCTGCCAGAGATCCTGGTGCAGACCAAGGAGGACCTGAAGGCCCAGGGACTCACAGGTGCGCATGCCCGCTGCTGGAGCGCCGTGGGGGTGGGTAGCGGGAGGGCTGGCCCGGGGCAGCAGCTCTGTCGTCTGGGCCCCCAGGAGCCATCCTTGGACACGTGGGTGATGGCAATTTCCACTGCCTCCTGCTGGTGGACCCAGAGGACCCCGAGGAACTCCACAGGGTCATGGCCTTTTCAGAACTGCTGGGCAGGTGAGAGCAAAGCCCAGGGAGGGCGgctgggaggtggtgggaggaACACTGCTGAGAATCTCTTCATtgccacctccccccgcccccaggcggGCACTGGCACTCCATGGGACATGTACTGGGGAACATGGCATTGGGCTGGGCAAGCGCCAGCTGCTACAGGAGGAGGTAGGTGCCGTGGGCATGGAGACCATGCGGCGGCTGAAGGCCATGCTGGATCCCCGAGGCCTCATGAACCCAGGCAAGGTGCTGTGAAGGCCTGAAAGCACTTGGCCCACAAGCCCCCAGACAGGGGAACCTCCTGTTCTGGAACCTTTCTTCTTGCCACAGAACAGTTCCGCCTCCGCCCAGAACTGCAGGGGGCTTGCCTGCCTTCCCCTTGGTCTGAGCCTCGCTGCTGCTGGGGGCCAGCTCCCTTAGCCTGACTCCACGTGCCTGGTGACAGGAACACTCCTTTCCTGGCGTGGGAAGGGATCCCCCACTCTACGTTGATAGGCTTCCCTGGGCCCCTAAAGCAAACCAGAGCCCCATTTGCAGCAGTGTGGAGATGAGCAGGCAGCCCCTATGCATGGCCTCCTGTgcccgcctccctcccacccccgtcaGGTTCTCTGTCCTGTGGCCAGTGATATCCTCAGCCCTCATTCTGGGCCTGTCCTTGGACTTACTgcagcctggggaggggatggTGCTTAGGCTACAGAAGGTTGCTTTCAGGGACCCAGGTCCCTGTCCCAACTGCTGTTTGTGAGAAGCTGAGAGCCCGAGGATTTGCCCATGGTCACCATGAGCCTGGACCGGGCCCAAGAACATTCTGAACATGTTCTTCAAGCGGCTGTTGCCAATCAATGGAAATGGAAGTGAAATTATTCTGCTTGTATTATACTTCTCTATGGTGTGGTGTATTACATTActagcttccccccacccccaaagtcaGATCTGCCCACCCTGGGGATTCCTGGTGAGACCACTCAGTCCGTGTACTTCAGTTGTTCCCAAGCCCACAAGAGGGCGCCCACCACCATGGCATCCGCTCTGGGCAGAGGCACCCAGGACTCCCCTGTCCAGGGCCTACAGCTCTCTGCCCTGGGTACCCCTACTTCCCCAggttgaggtggggggaggcttGGTGTCCCAGAAGCCAATCTCTAAATCCCATCCCAGGAGCCTATCATGTGGGCccatctccctcacccccttGGACTTGGCGTCTGAATAAAGATGAGCAAAGCAGGGAAACCAGTGGGACTCTCCATCTCACCTCACCCCTACTCTCCTGAGCCACCACTgagctccttccctgcctccaccccacaGGCCCCTCCACCTTTCCCCATCAGCTGTCTAGGCTCTGGGCAGAGGCCGCCCTTCTGGGACTCCTCAGCCCAGCATGATTCTCAGAAGCCCCTCCTCCCTGGACTGAGCCCCATTTGCTCCTCCGTGACATTTCTAGCCCTGGGCTGTGAGCACTGTGCCGAGGGCTGGTGCGGGGGCAAGCCTCATTGCCTCTCCCCAAACCACCCCGGTACAGGAACTACCTAAGTGTTAGCTGCATGCATTCTGGACAAACAGCTCTCTagtacccacccccacccccccgccctgcAAATGGACTGCCTCACCCCCAAGCCCAGGGGAGAAGCCTGCAATGGAGGCTTCTCCCCTTACTGGGCAGAGATCTACTTTGATGAAAGAACAAACACACTGTTCACTGAAATACCAGCCCCTGAAGACTCAAGTGCctatttttgccttattttctttgtgtgtgtactTTCTGGAGAGCCATCTGGAGTGGAGTTACACACTTCTTGGCACCATTTACCTGCAGAATTCAGCACCTATCTCCTAAGCATAAGGACCTTCTCTTAAAAACCTCAACACCGTTGAAGGGCTACTAGATGGTCTTAGTAAGGTGCAACTGCCCgggaagcccccctcccccctccaaagcGTGCTGAGCCCttagcagagagagggggatggaagTCACCTTGAGATTCCAGCTGACTCCCTGCCCGcccagaaagagagacagaggcctGGAAGGAGCATGACAGAGACCAGGCCTACCTGGGAAGCTGGGACTAGCCTGTTCCACCCCCGCCCGAGGGGCCTGCAATCCGGGTGAATTCTGGAGGCCAGTGCAGCCAGCAGAGGGCTGCcatgtgcgggggggggggggggggtggaagtcactggggggtggggacaggcacCAGCCCCGGGAGACTGGAATAGGGCCCGCCCGGCGTGGGCTCCAGCCTGCCCCACTGGGTCACGACCGACCGTTTGGCTCACCCAGGGCCAAGCCACCAAGGTGGTCATAAAGGCCTCTGCCTACAGGCCCAGGGGTCAGGCAAGGAGATCTTCGGGGCCGGCTTTGCTGGAGGAATTAAATTTAGAACAGGGAGACACAGTTGCCAGGCAGAAGCGGGAGGTGCTGTGAAGAGAACAGTGCTCTCTGCGATGACAGAGCTATGAGGGAGCCTGCTACGCATGTGCCAGGGGCTTCCGGGCACATTCTCTGACCCTCACGGTCacctcccagctgtgtgactgtccccactcacatgtgattgaaactgaagttcagaagaACAAAGTTGTTTCTCTGAGATCATTCTGCCCAACAGAGGAGCCCACATGCAGACCGTTTCGAGCTCATGTTCTTGTCACCGTAGCGACGGTCGGTCCCCGGGGTCCCCACCATGATGCTAAGGCCCAGGCTCAGACCCACAAGGTCTTCTTCGGCGTTTCCGAACGTGCTGAGCGTGCCTGTGCCCCAGTTCACGTTTGCCCCCTGGCCCGCAAGGCCCCTGCCCAGAGTAGGTGCTTTAGGAAGCATCTGACAGATGTCGGACAGCCCGCCGAGCACAAGAGGGGCCCGAGGAGGGGTTGGAGCAGAGAAGCTTGAGGCATCTCCCTCCGGAGTTTTCCTTCACAGGCTCTGCAGGAGGCTCCGGAATGCTGCTCCAGGAGCTGGTCTGGCCCGGGGACAGAGGCTGGGCGTGCGCCACTCCCCCTGCCCTGAGCTTCCCGCCCGGCTTTAGGTGTGCCAACTCTTGTGAGCCCTGAGCGGCTGGTTCCAGTTCAAGGGCTCTGAGCTGGCTCGGCCCCAAACAGGGCCTCTTTCCGGGCCTCAATGAAGCATGCCCATGAGTCAGCACCGAGACGTAGACTGAGCaacaggcagggcagggcaggacgTGGGATGGGGAGCGGAGGATGaaggaaggcaggggtgggggtgggggagtgaggGGACTGGGCCGATACCTGGAGGAATCCGCATCCTTGCAGCCTCCGCTGGCTGCGCGATCTCTGCCCCCGCAGATCCTTCCTGAAGAGTTCTGTCACAGCCACGCCACAGGTGATGGCAGATGGACTCCATGATGCTTAGGAGGGTCAGTAAATCTGAAGGACTCGGGTGTGACCTGCCAGGTCCCCCTGCCCGGGCATGACTGCTCTGAGGACCACTTCACACGCCTGCAGCGCCAAGCCTGGAGGAAGTTGCTAAGGATGTAGGTGAGGGAGCGGGGGACAGGCCTTCAAGCCCCATTTCCTGGTCGTGTAACAATTACCTCAGTAAAATAAAGTCACACAGTGCATCTTTTATTAGACATTTTAATACCATATCAAAACACCTTGACTAATGAAGAAAGCTTTTTCTCCAagctttgaacattttttttaaacattttataaggtttttttttttgtattttaatatataaatacagaaaccTATCTTGCATGGGCTGATGCCACGTGTGAACATCAATGGCTAAAATGTTCTCAAACAGAGTGCCTGAAAACAGGGGTAACTGTACATATTCCTTTAATAAGTCTTTTGTCTGTTTaagttttctggaaaaaaaaaaatccacaagggTCTAAGAAAAATGTTCAGGCATTTTTGCAGGACACTTGTGATTGTTAAATCCTCTGAACTGACCAGaaccaggaggggagggaggaagaagaaaaggaaaaggagaggagtaGGTCCTTGACGGGTTGTTTTTTTTGGCAATAAAGTTACATATCAGGGTCCTGGGGGAGAAATGTGCAAAACCAAGCCagaagaatggaggaaaaaaaaccccaaaaatacCCAAGGCAGAGTGGTTGGTGATGGAGAGGGCCGATGGGGGCGCCGGGCATGGGAGGAGGCCACGTGTGCCTGCTCCTGGGCCATCGGGGCGTGTGGCCCTGCTCGGTTCTGTCACTGAGTGGGTTCTAGCTGGGCAGCAGACAGCAATCTGTAAACATCACGAGGGAAAACACCAGTCGacactagactttttttttataattttttttttttttgtaaacacttTAGACAGACCCACAACGCCTTTCAaaggtgaaaaagaaaatgcccttTCCCTCCTGGGatgaggggtgaggggaaggatgGCGgttgattctttcttctctcaaacTCGCTCTCATCCATTTGGTGTCctcagggagaaagggagaaccaTTCTCTGGAAGTCAGTGCAGAAGGGGTGCCCTGTTCCCACTGGTGTCCCCAGCTCAGCTCTGCCCGTGTCCGATGCCTCCTCTCGGGAACGGGGGCTGGCCGGTCCCTGTGTGGATCGTAACACGTAAGTCGCGCCGTGTCGGCGAGGCCGGCCGCGTGCATCCTGCCGAGGCTGGCCGGGCGTCTGTGGTTCCGCTCCGGGGCCCGAAGCCAGAAGTCACACCGGGATTTGGACTCCCGCTCCGGCGCCGGCCCAgtccctctgcctcactctcacccttgctttttcttctccccGTGTCCTCAGTTTTTGAGGGGAAGGTAAAAAGAGCAAAAGTCCCTGATTTGTCTGACATCATCAGCTGTTCTGGGAGTTTacttggaataaataaaataaacctaatgaagaacaaaggaagacaaaacaaacaaaaacaagggagagagagagaagaaaagaggccCCAAAACCTTTGGATGTGAG
The Lynx canadensis isolate LIC74 chromosome E2, mLynCan4.pri.v2, whole genome shotgun sequence genome window above contains:
- the LDHD gene encoding probable D-lactate dehydrogenase, mitochondrial, which codes for MANLLRAAATWGLFPWRGYCSRGTQGELSKGFVEALKAVVGSSHVSTAVAVREQHGHDESMHRCQPPDAVVWPQNVEQVSQLAALCYGQGVPIIPFGTGTGLEGGVCAVQGGVCINLTHMDKILELNLEDFSVVVEPGVTHKALNTHLRDSGLWFPVDPGADASLCGMVATGASGTNAVRYGTMRENVLNLEVVLPGGELLHTAGLGRHFRKSAAGYNLTGLFVGSEGTLGLITAATLRLHPAPEATVVATCAFPSVQAAVDSTVHILQAAVPVARIEFLDDVTMDACNKHSQLNCSVAPTLFLEFHGSEQFLAEQLQRAEEITQDNGAFHFSSAKEAEERSRLWAARHSAWYAVLALRPGYKGYSTDVCVPISRLPEILVQTKEDLKAQGLTGAILGHVGDGNFHCLLLVDPEDPEELHRVMAFSELLGRRALALHGTCTGEHGIGLGKRQLLQEEVGAVGMETMRRLKAMLDPRGLMNPGKVL